From the genome of Malus sylvestris chromosome 13, drMalSylv7.2, whole genome shotgun sequence:
AAAACCCAACTTTTGAATCTTCTCTTTTCACAGCTCCAAGACTAGGTCTACAATAAACACAACATAGATGGATCAGATCTAATCCTCGATTAAATTGATTCacaattcaaataattaatactCGATTCGTTTAGGCTCTTTACAAATAAGCATCTCAAAGCGTTTCTAAGTCAAACACTTAAAACACTGCTttcaagaaggaaaaaaaaaaataatattagacACAATGCGATTACTATTTTACCTGACATTAACAATTGAGGTAAGAAGTTTTTTCTTCATAATTTTAGGTCTCTTCACAAATAAGGcacattttcaaacaaaaagacACTGACCCAACTATTATTGTACCCGACGTTAATACTTAAGATACGTGAGGTGTTATTTTTTAAAGTAATGTTACACTTATTATATTTGTCATACCACATTTGTAATACCTCTCAAATAGAGATAGGCCCACCAGCACATGTATGTTTTATCTCTATTAGAGAGGTGGTACAAATATGGTATGGAAAATGTGGTAAGAgtataatttttgtattttcaataGTTTGATTCCGAAAGTGTTTCTTGCTAACATTAACGGTTGTTAGAGACTATGCTATTAAGTATTCATTTTTAAATGCTGTGCATGTAGTCATTGTTGAGGAAAGACCAAGATCAAACAAAGGGGGTTGAACTTGATTGGTACTCGACAATGTATTTCGAAATGAATTAGTGCATAGTGAACTTACAGTCAGCATCCGTTTTGATCCAGTGCTCCCTGTTATCATTTGAATCCATGCCGCTAAGCGCGATTTGGGGCGGGTTTGATTGGCTCTTGTAGCGCCGCATGCTCGGATTTGAAGAAAATCCTTGCTGAGGATATAAGATGATATCATCCTCCTGATCTCCATTGCTGTAAGTCCCCTCACTGCTTGTTTTCTTCTTGGTTTGGTTCCTTTCGTACTTACCACGTTTTTGCTGAGCCGCCGAGGTTTCAGGGTGAACTTTTCTATGAAACATGTGAAGGATCTACACATAGATTTTATAGAAGTATATATACCCCAATTCAGTTCAAGCTACTCTTTCGGTACGAAAGTGCGGAATATAACACGTAAAATATTTGATGTAATAACTTAAGAAGCAAAGTCTTTCCGTTATTTTCGTTAGAGGTACCTTATTGAGTTTTGTTTCTGCTGAAGCGTGATCAGCAGCTCCGCCGGAGCCACGAGAAGAAGCGTGAATCATTTTTTTCTTGAGCATCTTTTTCATCAAGTGCATGGCGGACTTATCCGCTTCCTTCTCTGCTCGCTTCTCCTCCTTGCTTAATTTTGCTCCAGAAATCTCCTCTGCCAATTTAGTCCTCTGAAATAGCTCACCAAGGGATGTCCTGTGTTCCTTCTTTGTCACGCTTGTTGTTTCAGACAATTCATATGCCGACCCGAAAAGATATCCCTGGAGCGGGCACACTGCAGTTCCATTGATCCCGTTGCTCTCTCCGCCTTCCAGCGCCTTCCCACTAAGCGTAATGGTGCTTCCATGGCTACTTCTTCCATTGCTGACATAGCTGTTTCTTCCAGATGAATCATTGCAAATATCATCCTTCGCCGGATCAGCCACCAACTCTCTCTCCAATTCATCATTGATGAGCTTCAGCTCGTTCTCCGTGGCCTCGGTTTCTTTTTCGGTTATGTTCTCCACAGAGATTCCAAGCGTTGGAGTTGATGGTTCAGTGGTCACTTGGTCCGAGCTGCCAAGAGTACCGATTGCAAGAAATCCATGGAAGTATTCAGATGCTTCAGCAGATGATTCTTCTTCGTAGTATTCTTCTTCTGTCCTAGCTGCTTCTAGACCGTTGAAAGATTTTCGAACGTGCTGATCTCTCGGGGCTTGTTTAAAGGGTTTCGTGCCGCAGTTTGGTTTCGGATAGTATTGTTGATCGTCGAGCGATGGCTGCCCTGAAAGACAACCACAAGAATGTTCTGACACAAAAAGCATTGTAAGGAACTTGCTGAACATGCCGGTATGAACATCTCGTCTCTAATAATGAATCTTACTGTTATGCATAGTATCTCATGTGATTATAATTGGTTCTTTAAACTGTTTTAACTGCATTTTTGGGAGTGAATTTCTTGTGTTACAAGAATGTATTGTCTGTGAGGTATCACGCGACTTACCAACGACGAAAACTTTAAATGGATCGTTGCTATTCTGCCGAAACTTACGATGCATCCAACCTAGTAACTGCAACATCGGCATGCAAGATCAGCTTATAAATCACAATTACTGAAATGAGGATAAAAATCAAATAACAACATCATATTGATCAAATTTACGAAAATTCTATTTACTATGGTGTATAATATGCACTTGAGGAATGGAGCATTAGATGTGCACTCAAGATTCCAACGGTCACAAATGTTAGAGTATATTATGCAATGGTGGTATTCTATAAAATCCTCAAATATTGATGAGTGTATTGGAAAATTCTCGAAAAGTGATAATTTCCACAATTCAAACTTTTGTTTCCATAATTTCAGCCCATTTCACAAACGAATAAGAGAATACTAGGGTTTTTCTTTCTTACCTTCATCTTGTAACCTTTCTTTTAGATGACTTGAGCTTTGCTAGGAGAGGCTGAAAGTGTAACTTCTTTTCATTACTAGTCAGTCTTTATGCTTATTTATGAATAAGGTGTCAAATGCTTACCCGAAAGCCTCCAGCCTCTGAAGAGAATGAGGGCAGAGAAGTACAAACAGATAGTTACAAACCTGGGCTGGCTATCCTTTGTCAAGATCAAATCAAGAGGCCAATGGTTGCAAGTGGGTCCCGACCCCAAATACGTTTATAATGTGAGATTGATTGtagggtttatatatatatatatatatatatatattattgtgtGAAATTTGTAGGGTTTATATTTCATAGTATCAATTTGTGGTGAATAATTCAGGGACAACCACTTTATATCTTTCTGTACAGTAATACACGAATGAGGATCCAGAAGATTCTTTAATCGTATCCATTCATTGTATATTGTAAGCAGTGGTGAAGCCAGGATTTGTCGAGGGGAGGGGTGAAATTCAAAAGAGTGTAAGGTTGAATCGAAGCGTTTGCTTTCACATTGGAGAGTGCaaagttttgagtcaatattcATAGCAGAAAATAGTCTCTCCACCAAAGCATTTGTAAGCAAAAATATCAAAGCCAATGTAAGAAGCTTAAATTGGCTAGGATTAGATCCTAAAAAATGTTAAGCGCTAGTCAAACAATGGACTAGAACCTAGCATCTAGGTGCCTAGGCGAGATCTAGGCAGGAATCCAGATGAATTTAAATTAGGTAGTCTTAACGAAACactcatggtactgttcacttttaatgttaaagacatttttactctaaaaagtcactcttagtactattcacttacaacacatttttgttcttttggttaaaactcaaattttttcaaactctttccattaattttcatattatttGAAACATGAAACAAGTCCTCAAAGTCACATCAGAAATTCATTGAAAGTAGTGAtggctagaaaaaaaaaacatacaaattTGAGTATGAAATAACCTCCTCCATATTGTATTAACAACATTAAGGTAATTTTAGTATTGAAAGTCTTATTTTATGTGGTATTTTGCGGGTATGGTTTATCTAAAATATTTCATTGAAGCACTTATGTTTTTAAAGTATAATTAGGGACCAAT
Proteins encoded in this window:
- the LOC126596871 gene encoding protein LAZY 1-like isoform X2; translation: MLQLLGWMHRKFRQNSNDPFKVFVVGQPSLDDQQYYPKPNCGTKPFKQAPRDQHVRKSFNGLEAARTEEEYYEEESSAEASEYFHGFLAIGTLGSSDQVTTEPSTPTLGISVENITEKETEATENELKLINDELERELVADPAKDDICNDSSGRNSYVSNGRSSHGSTITLSGKALEGGESNGINGTAVCPLQGYLFGSAYELSETTSVTKKEHRTSLGELFQRTKLAEEISGAKLSKEEKRAEKEADKSAMHLMKKMLKKKMIHASSRGSGGAADHASAETKLNKILHMFHRKVHPETSAAQQKRGKYERNQTKKKTSSEGTYSNGDQEDDIILYPQQGFSSNPSMRRYKSQSNPPQIALSGMDSNDNREHWIKTDADYLVLEL
- the LOC126596871 gene encoding protein LAZY 1-like isoform X1, coding for MKLLGWMHRKFRQNSNDPFKVFVVEHSCGCLSGQPSLDDQQYYPKPNCGTKPFKQAPRDQHVRKSFNGLEAARTEEEYYEEESSAEASEYFHGFLAIGTLGSSDQVTTEPSTPTLGISVENITEKETEATENELKLINDELERELVADPAKDDICNDSSGRNSYVSNGRSSHGSTITLSGKALEGGESNGINGTAVCPLQGYLFGSAYELSETTSVTKKEHRTSLGELFQRTKLAEEISGAKLSKEEKRAEKEADKSAMHLMKKMLKKKMIHASSRGSGGAADHASAETKLNKILHMFHRKVHPETSAAQQKRGKYERNQTKKKTSSEGTYSNGDQEDDIILYPQQGFSSNPSMRRYKSQSNPPQIALSGMDSNDNREHWIKTDADYLVLEL
- the LOC126596871 gene encoding protein LAZY 1-like isoform X3 gives rise to the protein MKLLGWMHRKFRQNSNDPFKVFVVGQPSLDDQQYYPKPNCGTKPFKQAPRDQHVRKSFNGLEAARTEEEYYEEESSAEASEYFHGFLAIGTLGSSDQVTTEPSTPTLGISVENITEKETEATENELKLINDELERELVADPAKDDICNDSSGRNSYVSNGRSSHGSTITLSGKALEGGESNGINGTAVCPLQGYLFGSAYELSETTSVTKKEHRTSLGELFQRTKLAEEISGAKLSKEEKRAEKEADKSAMHLMKKMLKKKMIHASSRGSGGAADHASAETKLNKILHMFHRKVHPETSAAQQKRGKYERNQTKKKTSSEGTYSNGDQEDDIILYPQQGFSSNPSMRRYKSQSNPPQIALSGMDSNDNREHWIKTDADYLVLEL